GAACGCCGTGATCCAGCAGCGCTCGGCGCTGAGCTGGTCCGGCAAGCTCTGGCCGCAGACCCAGCAGCACCTGGAGATCGCGACCTACTCGACGCTGCTCGTGATCGTGATCGCGATCCCGCTCGGGATCATGCTGACCCGCCCGCTGTTCCGGCGCATCGCGCCGACGATCCTGACGGTGGCCAACGCGGGCCAGGCGTTCCCGGCGTACGGGCTCCTCGTCGGCGGGCTGTTCGTGTTCGGCAAGGGCCAGATGACCGTCGTCCTCTGCCTGGCGCTCTTCGCGCTGCTGCCGGTGCTGCGCAACACGATGGTCGGTCTCGACGGCGTGGACCGCAGCGTCATCGAGGCCGGGCGGGGCATGGGCATGACCCGCCGCCTGGTGCTGACGCGCATCGAGCTGCCGCTCGCGGTGCCGGTGATCATGGCCGGCATCCGGACCGCGATGGTCCTCAACATCGGCATGGCCACCCTCGCCTTCCTGATCGGCGGCGGCGCGCTGGGCATCACCATCAGCTCGGGGCTGAAGCTCAACCAGGACCCCGTGCTGATCGTCGGGGCCGTCATGGTCGCGATCGTGGCGCTGACGTTCGACTGGCTCGGCGCCGTCGCGGAGCGCTACCTGCGCCCCCGCGGTCTCTGAGCCGCCCCACGCACGACGAAGCCCGCCGGGTCCGAGGACCCGGCGGGCTTCGCTGTCAGGTGGTGCGGTTGCTGGGGAGCTGCCGGGCGGTCAGAGCAGCCCGACGTCCTTGAGGTACTCCTCGGCGACCCGCTCGGCGGGGGTGCCGTCGACGTCGACGGCCGAGTTGAGCTCGGCCATCTTGTCGTTGTCGAGGTCGGAGAAGATCGCGTCGGCGATCTCGTCGTAGGTCTCGGCGTTGGCCTCGTAGATGTCGTTCTTCATGGTGAACGAGCTGTTGTAGACGATCATCACGCCGGGGTCGTCGACGAGCTCGAGGTTCAGAGCCGTGATGCGGCCGTCGGTGGTGAAGACCTCGCCGAAGTCGCAGTTGCCGTCGGAGGTCTCGGAGTAGATGAGGCCGGTGTCGAGGATCTGCGTCTGGCTGGCGGGCAGCTTGTAGCCGGTCGCCTCCTCGAAGAGGACCAGGCCGTCGGGGCGGTCGGGGAACTCGGTCTCCATGCACACCGTGGCGTCGGGCGTGGCCTCGAGGTAGTCGGCCATCGCCTGGAAGTCGAAGCCGCCCTCGGCCTCGGCGAGGTCGCCGTTGGCGGCGAAGCCGTAGGTGTCGTTGAAGGGCGAGAGACCGATCCACTTGATGTCGTTCTGCTTCAGGTCCGCCTCCGACGTGACGTCGTAGAGCTCCTGCGGGTCCTGGCTCGGGTCCTCGTTCTTGAGGTGCACCGTCCAGCCCGTGCCGTTGTACTCGGGGTAGACGTCGATGTTGTCGCTGACCAGGGCGTCGCGGTTGACCGAGGTGCCGCCGAGGTTGACCTTGTTCTCAACATCGGCCCCCGCGTTCTCCAGGGCCTGGGCGAACATCTCGCCGAGCAGGATGTTCTCGGTGAAGTCCTTCGACCCCACGGTGAGGGAGACGCCGGAGAGCGCGTCGCTCGAGTCGCCGCCGCTCCCGCTGTCGTCTCCACAGGCCGCGACGCTGAGGCTCAGGGCCACAGTGGCGGATACAGCCATCATCTTCTTGCCTAGACGCATCGGTTCAACTTTCAGTCGCGTGGATTCGGAGCCCAGCCCCCAGCCACACAACGATCGTCAAGAAACCTGCCGGTGGTACGCAGCTGCCCGAGCACGCTGCAGGGGACCGTAGGCCTTTCGACCATAGACCGGTCCGGCCGCGGATGCCCCGTCGATCGGGCGGCAAAGGGGTAACGACTGGGTCTCGTTCTGCGGGCGGGCTCAGCGCCGCGCCGCTGCGAGGCGTCCCTTGAGCAGCGGTGCGACCGGGTGCGCGAGGGTCCCTGGGCTGGCCAGGCAGGCCTCCACGACCTCGGTGTCGTACGGCGCGAGCTCGCTGTAGCGCGCGACCGCGTCGGGGTCGGGGCGGGCCAGCAGCGACTCGCGGACCGAGACCGCGACGTACTCCCCCATCTCCTGCAGGGCCGGTGAGTCGGTGCCGGGGAGCAGGTCGCCGCCGTAGGCGTCGACGGCCGCCCCGACGAAGCCGCGGCGCAGCAGCGAGAGCACGTGGTCGACGTCGGTGTGCACCGGCATCTGCAGGCGGTAGGGCCGCGAGGAGAGCTGGCCGCCCAGGGCGTGGCGCAGGTGCGAGACCTCGGCCTTGAGCGTCGAGAACGTCACCGTCTGCTCGCCGTAGACCATGGCGTGCAGCTGGTCGAGGGAGAGGCCCTGCGGGTGCAGCGCCAGCAGCGCGAGGATCTCGGTCTGGCGTCGGCTCAGCAGCAGCCGCTGGCCGTCGAAGCGGGTCTCGGCCTGACCCAGCAGGGTCATCACCAGGCCGGGGTCGCCGGTCTCGTCGGCCGTCGCGCCGAGCGGGTGGGCGGTCGCCGGCAGGGCCTGCTCGATCAGCCGCGCCAGCACCCGCGCGGTGGCCAGCCCGATCGGGTGGGTGCGGTCCCAGGTCGTGGAGAGGTCGAGCACGCCGAGCTGCACCCCCGTGGCGGGGTCGCGCACCGGTGCCGCCCAGCAGACCCAGTCGTGCACGATCGAGGCGTAGTGCTCGGCGCTGAAGACCGTCGCGGGGGCGCCGTGGCGGTTGGCCAGGTCGAGCGCGTTGGTGCCGACCGACTCGTCGTCCCAGCGCCCACCGGGCACGAAGTTGACCGCCTCGGCCTCGCGGCGCATCACCCGGCCGCCGTACGTCCACAGGACGCGGGTCTGCGGGTCCGTCACCGCCACCACCAGGTCGCCGTCCTCGGCGGTGCGGCGCAGGTCGCTCTCGACGCGCTCGACCGCGGTCTGCAGCGGCGAGTCGGACCAGAACGCGGCCGTCTCGGACTCGTCGGCCAGCGGCGCCTCCCGCACGTCGGGCGACACCGTCGCCCCCGACCGGGTCCAGCTGGTCAGGATCTCGGGGCGCACCCGGGCACGTGCGTCGTCGCCCTCCTCCACGAAGGACGTCCAGGCGCGGACCGCGTCGACCCGCCGGGAGTGCAGGTCGGAGCTGGCGGTGCCCATGCGAGGCAACCTAGCACCGCGGTGGTGACCTGGGTCACGCTGCCGAGGGGCCGCCGCCTCACTCCAGGTCGTGGGGGTGGCTGGCGTGGATGCGGCCGTCGGTGCCGGCGAGCCGCTCGCCGGTGCCGCCCCAGTGCAGGGCGATGATCTCGGCAGCGATGGAGATCGCGGTCTCCTCCGGGGTGCGGGCGCCGAGGTCGAGGCCGATCGGGCTGGAGAACCGGGCCAGCTCGGCGTCGGTGACGCCCGCCGCACGCAGCCGCTCGAGCCGGTCGTCGTGGGTGCGGCGTGAGCCCATCGCACCGACGTAGGCGACCTCGGGCAGGCGCAGCGCGACCTCGAGCAGCGGCACGTCGAACTTCGGGTCGTGGGTGAGCACCGCGAGCACCGTGCGCTGGTCGATGCGTCCCGCCTCCTGCTCCCCGGCCAGGTAGCGGTGCGGCCAGTCGACGACGACCTCGTCGGCGTCGGGGAAGCGGCTGGTGGTGGCGAAGACGGGCCGGGCGTCGCAGACCGTGACGTGGTAGCCCAGGAAGCTGCCGACGCGCGCGACCGCGGCGGCGAAGTCGATGGCGCCGAAGACCAGCATCCGGGGCTTGGGGGCGAAGGCCCACACGAAGACCCGCATGCCCTCCCCGCGCCGCTCGCCGTCGGGGCCGTAGCCCAGGGTCGCGCTGGTGCCGCTGGCCAGCAGCCCCAGCGCGTCGTCGTGCACGGCGTCGTCGGCACGCGGGGAGCCGATCGAGCCGGCGACGGGCTCCTCGTCGGGGCGCACGACGATCCGGCGCCCGCGCCAGGCCGGGTCCGGGTGGTCGATGACCGTCGCCAGCGCCACGGGCCGGCCCGCCTCGATGTCGGCGGCGAGCTCGCCGAGCTCGGGGAAGCTCTCGCGCGAGACCCGCTCGACCCACACGTCGAGGATGCCGCCGCAGGTCAGGCCGACCGCGAAGGCGTCGTCGTCGGAGACGCCGTAGCGGTCCAGGACGGGGACGCCGCTGGCGACCACCTCCTGGGCCTGCTCGTAGACCGCGCCCTCGACGCAGCCGCCGGAGACGGAGCCGACCGCGGTGGCGTCGGGTCCCACCAGCATGGACGCCCCGGGCGGGCGGGGTGCGGAGCGGAAGGTCGCGACCACCGTGGCCACGCCGACCGTCTCACCGGCCTCCCACCACCTCATCAGCTCGGGCAGCACGTCACGCACGGGCGATCACCTCGCAGAGCTCGGCATAGGTCGCCAGGGAGTGCCCGGCGAGGAAGTCGTCGACGTGCGGCAGCACTGCCAGCACGCCCTGCTGCACCGGCTCGTAGCCGGCCTTGCCACGGTGCGGGTTGACCCACACCACGCGGTGCGCCACCCGGTGCAGCCGCGCGACCTGCTCGGCCAGCAGCGAGGGATCCCCGCGCTCCCAGCCGTCGCTGACGATCACCACGACCGCGCCGCGGGCGGTCCCGCGGCGACCGAAGCGGTCGAGGAAGACGCCCAGCGACTCCCCCAACCGGGTGCCTCCTGACCAGTCCGGCACCGACTCGCCGGCCGCCACCAGGGCCCGGTCGGCGTCGCGCAGCGACAGCGACCGGGTCAGGTGCGTCAGCCGGGTGCCGATCGTGAACGTCTCGACCCGCGACCTCGGCAGCGCGTGGGTCATCCGGTGGGCCAGGCGCAGCAGCGCGTCGGCGTACCCGCTCATCGAGCCCGACACGTCGAGCAGCAACACCACGCGTCGCGGGCGCACCGAGCGGCGGCGCCGGACGATCTCGGCGGGCTCCCCCATCCGGCGCATGCTGGCGCGCACCGTGCGGGAGGCGTCGACGTCGCCGCGGCGCCACCGCTCGTGCCGGGAGGTGCGCCGCACCGGTGCCCGCACGCGCAGCGAGGCGAACATGCCCGCCAGTCGGGCCTTCTCGGCCGGGCTCAGGGCGGCGACGTCGCGGTGGCGCAGCACCTCGACCTCGGAGGCCATCGCCCGCACGACCTCGTCGTCGTCCTGCTCGCCGGCACCGGGGCCGGGGTCGTTCTCGGGCAGCAGCGCCGGGGCGGGGGCGCCCTCGGGCGCGGGCCGCGAGCGGGGCAGCTCGCCGCGGGGGTCGAACCACGCCGCGAAGACCTGGTCGAAGCGCTCGAGGTCGTCCGGCCCGGTGCAGAGCGTGGCCCGGCCCGCGGCCCGGACCGCGGCCACGTCGCCCAGACCGACGAGCGCGGTCGCGGTCAGGAAGGAGGCGCCCCGGTCGTGGGTGACCCCGACCCCGGCGGCGCGCAGGGCGTGGGTGAAGCCCAGCAGCACCTCGTCGGGGCCACGGGTCGCCGTGGCGGCAGCGCCGGCTGTCACGGCGTCAGCATCCGGTCCAGGGCCTGCCGCACGCGGTCCGCGTCCTCGCGGTACTTCACCAGCGCCCCGACGGTGCGGGCCGCGGACCCCAGGTCGATCTCGGTGGCCCCCAGGTGGTGCAGGGCGCGGGCCCAGTCGAGGGTCTCGGCGACGCCGGGCAGCTTCTGCAGGGG
This Nocardioides dokdonensis FR1436 DNA region includes the following protein-coding sequences:
- a CDS encoding ABC transporter permease, which codes for MSDVVPGAIALARTPTPTPEPDDVSPDPRRRGAAELIDRLGLFVAPVLIAALAGALALYHRGLDLENAVIQQRSALSWSGKLWPQTQQHLEIATYSTLLVIVIAIPLGIMLTRPLFRRIAPTILTVANAGQAFPAYGLLVGGLFVFGKGQMTVVLCLALFALLPVLRNTMVGLDGVDRSVIEAGRGMGMTRRLVLTRIELPLAVPVIMAGIRTAMVLNIGMATLAFLIGGGALGITISSGLKLNQDPVLIVGAVMVAIVALTFDWLGAVAERYLRPRGL
- a CDS encoding helix-turn-helix domain-containing protein, coding for MGTASSDLHSRRVDAVRAWTSFVEEGDDARARVRPEILTSWTRSGATVSPDVREAPLADESETAAFWSDSPLQTAVERVESDLRRTAEDGDLVVAVTDPQTRVLWTYGGRVMRREAEAVNFVPGGRWDDESVGTNALDLANRHGAPATVFSAEHYASIVHDWVCWAAPVRDPATGVQLGVLDLSTTWDRTHPIGLATARVLARLIEQALPATAHPLGATADETGDPGLVMTLLGQAETRFDGQRLLLSRRQTEILALLALHPQGLSLDQLHAMVYGEQTVTFSTLKAEVSHLRHALGGQLSSRPYRLQMPVHTDVDHVLSLLRRGFVGAAVDAYGGDLLPGTDSPALQEMGEYVAVSVRESLLARPDPDAVARYSELAPYDTEVVEACLASPGTLAHPVAPLLKGRLAAARR
- a CDS encoding glycine betaine ABC transporter substrate-binding protein — translated: MRLGKKMMAVSATVALSLSVAACGDDSGSGGDSSDALSGVSLTVGSKDFTENILLGEMFAQALENAGADVENKVNLGGTSVNRDALVSDNIDVYPEYNGTGWTVHLKNEDPSQDPQELYDVTSEADLKQNDIKWIGLSPFNDTYGFAANGDLAEAEGGFDFQAMADYLEATPDATVCMETEFPDRPDGLVLFEEATGYKLPASQTQILDTGLIYSETSDGNCDFGEVFTTDGRITALNLELVDDPGVMIVYNSSFTMKNDIYEANAETYDEIADAIFSDLDNDKMAELNSAVDVDGTPAERVAEEYLKDVGLL
- a CDS encoding XdhC family protein, producing the protein MRDVLPELMRWWEAGETVGVATVVATFRSAPRPPGASMLVGPDATAVGSVSGGCVEGAVYEQAQEVVASGVPVLDRYGVSDDDAFAVGLTCGGILDVWVERVSRESFPELGELAADIEAGRPVALATVIDHPDPAWRGRRIVVRPDEEPVAGSIGSPRADDAVHDDALGLLASGTSATLGYGPDGERRGEGMRVFVWAFAPKPRMLVFGAIDFAAAVARVGSFLGYHVTVCDARPVFATTSRFPDADEVVVDWPHRYLAGEQEAGRIDQRTVLAVLTHDPKFDVPLLEVALRLPEVAYVGAMGSRRTHDDRLERLRAAGVTDAELARFSSPIGLDLGARTPEETAISIAAEIIALHWGGTGERLAGTDGRIHASHPHDLE
- a CDS encoding vWA domain-containing protein, whose protein sequence is MTAGAAATATRGPDEVLLGFTHALRAAGVGVTHDRGASFLTATALVGLGDVAAVRAAGRATLCTGPDDLERFDQVFAAWFDPRGELPRSRPAPEGAPAPALLPENDPGPGAGEQDDDEVVRAMASEVEVLRHRDVAALSPAEKARLAGMFASLRVRAPVRRTSRHERWRRGDVDASRTVRASMRRMGEPAEIVRRRRSVRPRRVVLLLDVSGSMSGYADALLRLAHRMTHALPRSRVETFTIGTRLTHLTRSLSLRDADRALVAAGESVPDWSGGTRLGESLGVFLDRFGRRGTARGAVVVIVSDGWERGDPSLLAEQVARLHRVAHRVVWVNPHRGKAGYEPVQQGVLAVLPHVDDFLAGHSLATYAELCEVIARA